The segment AACTGGAACTACAACACTTGGTCGGTCGGGATCGAGCACGAGGGCTGGGTCGATCAACCGCAATGGTTCACGACCGCGATGTATCAGTCGTCAGCCGCGCTCGTTCGCGACATCTGCCGCCGTCAGGACATTCCGCGCAACCGTGTTTACATCATCGGACACAACGAGGTGCCCGGAGCGACCCACTCCGATCCCGGACCTTACTGGAACTGGTCGTACTATATGCAGTTAGTGCAATTGGAAGCCCTGTACCATTCGGCGCAATATCCCATTCAGATTCGACCGGGCGAACGGATCGTGGCGACCATTAGAATGCTAAACAGCGGCGCGACCGATTGGACCCCGACCGGGTCGAGCCATGCGCGATTGGGCACGGCCAACCCGCGAGACCGCATCAGCCCGTTCTTTACTCAAGGCGATTGGGTCTCTTACAACCGTGCGACGGGAGTCGATGCCCTGACGGCGGTCAACGCTGTCGGCGACTTTTCGTTCGTGTTGACCGGCCCCAGGGAGTACGGCCAATACAGCGAGAGCTACCAATTGGTGAGGGACGGGATCACATGGTTCGGTCCTGTCGCAACCTACAATATTCTTGTGGTTCCTTGGGAAAAGCATTACGACAATCGACATGTCGATGCGACGTTTCACGGACAGTGGCGAACAAGCGAGATCGGCAACGATCGTTACGCCCAGGACTACCGATGGATACCCGTGTCGAGAGGCTCGACCGCGATTGCCCGCTGGCGGCTGAACGCGCCGATCGACGGTTGGTACGACGTATACGCTTGGTGGACGGCCGGATCCAACCGAACCGCTTCGGCACCCTACGAGATCGTCCATTCGGACGGCGTGCTGCGCAAATCGCTGGACCAGACGACGAATGGCGGGCGGTGGAACCTAATCGGCAGAGTGCGACTGGATGCAGGCGGCGGCAGCGTCTATTTGAAAGCAAACGGCACAAAGCCGGGGGTTGTGATTGCAGATGCGGTACGGATTATCGGTCCTTTTTAGTCTTGCAGGAGGCTCAAAATGAGAGCATTTGGCATTGGCCTGATAATGGTCTTGCTCGCCGTTGCACAAGCCCAGGTCGACTTGAAGACCGACTCAAGACTTTCCAAGACGATAACAGCCGAAGAGATGTTCTGGCCGCTCAGCGACTTCTGCAAATCGATGACGGAGACGACCGGCCTGCAGATTCGAGTCGCCAAGCATCTGGAGGCTCGCAAAGTCGCCGTCTTGGTCAACGATCGGCCTGCTTGGTATTTGATGGAGAAAGCGGCCGAGGTCTCCAACTGCGTTTGGAACAAGACGGACGACGGCTATACGCTGATGCAGACCCCTGCGGCGGCTGATTTGGAACGCAGGACGGTAGATGCGTTTGAGAAGGCTCGAAAGCAGGGATTGGAAGACGCTATCAACTCGGCTCTAGCCAGTCGCAACGCCGACCTGAATAAGAAGATCGCTCGATTGGTCGATCTAAGAGATAGGTACGAGGAAGCAAGGCACGACCGCGACATTGCGGCTTCTATCAGCAAAGAGATAGCGAACTTAGAATCCGAATTTCAACGAGCAATTATTCCAGGCCTGCTGTTTGGAGCCATGTCCAAAG is part of the Armatimonadota bacterium genome and harbors:
- a CDS encoding N-acetylmuramoyl-L-alanine amidase — encoded protein: MKRTALVACLVTMTAVAQNTDYPGARWIPANSGNQTASNRPATYPVDYIVIHVTQGSYNGAISWFQNPASRVSAHYVIRSSDGEITQMVREKDIGWHAGNWNYNTWSVGIEHEGWVDQPQWFTTAMYQSSAALVRDICRRQDIPRNRVYIIGHNEVPGATHSDPGPYWNWSYYMQLVQLEALYHSAQYPIQIRPGERIVATIRMLNSGATDWTPTGSSHARLGTANPRDRISPFFTQGDWVSYNRATGVDALTAVNAVGDFSFVLTGPREYGQYSESYQLVRDGITWFGPVATYNILVVPWEKHYDNRHVDATFHGQWRTSEIGNDRYAQDYRWIPVSRGSTAIARWRLNAPIDGWYDVYAWWTAGSNRTASAPYEIVHSDGVLRKSLDQTTNGGRWNLIGRVRLDAGGGSVYLKANGTKPGVVIADAVRIIGPF